From the Cohaesibacter sp. ES.047 genome, one window contains:
- the bla gene encoding class A beta-lactamase: MTRNCLSFLRAAGLSLALCATLSSVVAAQGLKTTVSTWEGKLDARIGVILRDGSSDWEISYRADERFPMASTFKTLLCGAVLRRVDDGQESLAELVTYSKKDLLSWAPITEKHVTGGMKLADLCEAAITMSDNTAANLLLSRVKGPEGLTDFLCQIGDTTTRLDRWEPELNEATPLDPRDTTSPRAIATSLDKLLFGNALQPASAQHLKQWMIDDKVADKLIRPHVPNGWIIGDKTGAGGNGTRGIVAFIQTPEGQTYLAAIYITQTKAAFELRNQVISDIGKAIISEIRERR, from the coding sequence ATGACTAGAAACTGCCTTTCTTTCCTCAGGGCCGCCGGGCTGAGCCTCGCCCTATGTGCGACGTTGTCCAGCGTTGTGGCGGCTCAGGGCCTCAAGACGACCGTCTCGACATGGGAAGGCAAGCTCGATGCGCGCATCGGTGTTATCCTGCGCGATGGCTCGTCGGACTGGGAAATCAGCTATCGTGCCGATGAACGCTTTCCTATGGCCAGCACGTTCAAGACGTTGTTGTGCGGTGCGGTTCTCAGGCGCGTCGATGACGGACAAGAAAGTCTAGCCGAGTTGGTTACCTACAGCAAAAAAGATCTGCTCTCTTGGGCGCCGATAACGGAAAAGCATGTGACTGGTGGAATGAAGCTCGCTGATTTGTGCGAGGCGGCGATCACGATGAGCGACAATACTGCGGCGAACCTGTTGTTATCACGTGTCAAGGGACCAGAAGGCCTGACTGACTTTCTGTGTCAGATCGGAGACACAACAACCCGTTTGGACAGATGGGAACCAGAGTTGAATGAAGCCACTCCCTTGGATCCGAGAGACACAACAAGTCCGCGCGCAATAGCGACCTCTTTGGACAAGCTTCTATTTGGCAACGCCCTTCAACCTGCTTCCGCTCAACATCTGAAGCAGTGGATGATTGATGATAAGGTCGCTGATAAGTTGATCCGCCCCCATGTGCCGAATGGGTGGATCATCGGAGACAAGACCGGGGCTGGAGGAAATGGCACACGGGGGATCGTCGCCTTTATCCAAACGCCAGAAGGCCAGACCTATCTTGCGGCCATCTACATCACGCAAACCAAGGCCGCTTTTGAGCTGCGAAATCAGGTGATTTCAGACATAGGAAAGGCCATCATTTCCGAGATCAGAGAGCGCCGCTAG